One Pectobacterium colocasium DNA segment encodes these proteins:
- a CDS encoding type II secretion system protein N, with product MKRKSCIGAGVALVLAYGLFLACYAPARLLTAVPLPAGMVVAEAAGTLWQGNLQRFSWRTLTLDDVHWKITFSGFMPALEIAFQNPEGIEGHGIIRGWQQPQFYQWRLSVPAGYLLRYLRFIVPIGAEGKVQLNLQEATVDRSGCQSLDANIIWPGARVKTPLGGLVLATPKATLRCQQGALEANLRQASSHLQLSGKGSVTPKGEYRFTGQLSSGNDLPATMKKLLATTGKADEQGARTLNFQGRLL from the coding sequence ATGAAGCGTAAATCCTGCATCGGCGCAGGTGTCGCTCTGGTTCTGGCCTATGGGCTGTTCCTGGCGTGCTATGCACCTGCCCGCTTGCTCACGGCGGTGCCGCTGCCGGCTGGCATGGTGGTCGCAGAAGCCGCCGGAACGCTATGGCAGGGGAACCTGCAACGGTTTAGCTGGCGCACGTTAACGTTGGACGATGTGCACTGGAAGATCACTTTCTCGGGTTTTATGCCCGCGCTGGAAATTGCGTTTCAAAACCCGGAAGGCATCGAAGGCCACGGAATTATTCGTGGCTGGCAGCAGCCGCAGTTTTATCAATGGCGACTGTCTGTGCCAGCGGGCTATTTACTCCGCTACCTGCGTTTTATCGTGCCAATCGGAGCAGAAGGAAAGGTGCAGTTGAATCTGCAAGAAGCGACGGTTGACCGTTCTGGCTGCCAGTCGCTGGATGCCAACATAATCTGGCCGGGCGCGCGGGTGAAAACGCCGCTGGGTGGGCTTGTGCTTGCGACACCCAAAGCCACATTACGCTGCCAGCAAGGAGCGCTTGAAGCGAATCTGCGGCAGGCCTCCTCACATCTGCAACTATCCGGTAAGGGCAGCGTCACCCCGAAAGGCGAATACCGTTTTACGGGGCAACTGAGTAGCGGAAACGACTTGCCTGCGACCATGAAGAAATTATTGGCGACTACTGGCAAAGCGGATGA